Proteins from one Microtus pennsylvanicus isolate mMicPen1 chromosome 7, mMicPen1.hap1, whole genome shotgun sequence genomic window:
- the Tspo2 gene encoding translocator protein 2, with protein sequence MQLQGPVFVGVPLLGPILICMFTPNDLSGWCEDGRKLSWCPPHKVILPVWATIYSVMGYASYLVWKDLGGGFRWPLALPLGLYTFQLTLSWTFLVLFLTANNPGLALLDLLLLYGLVASMVLIWQPINKLAALLLLPYLAWLTVTTAITYRLWRDSLCPAYQP encoded by the exons ATGCAGCTTCAAGGGCCTGTTTTTGTGGGTGTGCCCCTCCTGGGACCCATCCTGATTTGCATGTTCACTCCTAATGATTTGTCCGGTTGGTGTGAGGATGGCAGGAAGCTGTCGTGGTGTCCACCCCACAAGGTCATATTGCCTGTGTGGGCAACCATCTACTCTGTCATGGG CTATGCCTCCTACCTGGTATGGAAGGACCTGGGAGGGGGCTTCCGGTGGCCCCTAGCACTGCCCCTTGGCCTCTACACTTTCCAGCTCACCCTCAGCTGGACCTTCTTGGTGCTCTTCTTGACAGCCAACAACCCTGGGCTG GCCCTCCTGGACCTGTTGCTCCTCTATGGGCTGGTGGCAAGCATGGTGCTCATCTGGCAGCCGATCAACaagctggctgctctgctcctaCTGCCCTACCTGGCCTGGCTCACTGTGACTACCGCCATCACCTACCGCCTGTGGAGGGACAGCTTATGTCCAGCATACCAGCCTTAG